From a region of the Asterias amurensis chromosome 2, ASM3211899v1 genome:
- the LOC139933848 gene encoding probable G-protein coupled receptor, protein MANDTNGTGSIDNLSAGEIVSVLLMILVDIGAIVGNLLVITIIVRTPQLRNLTHLFVFNLCILDLLCAFTVMPVSIVSSITVEWRLGDAYCKANGFLNAFFAFSSILTLCLISVERYYSIARPMDHAANLTPTKTIVTITYIWLQSGLCAMPPLIGLNHYAYSQHRGHCTFVWEHSPTHIAYVVLVGCVCFLLPAIVLVVTYCNVFRVARQAARQITPSYTFGSYGATSSRNTAGSSAGNTTVSKMVGGGTPNGRVGRSKTNNQTQKPSESDSYQRNAPESQNDVAKKSRFSPKSFFKITSSDLKAAKTILFIVSMFLILWTPYFVLHVYGVISGHHTGSTAFWERLTTWIAYSSSAVNPILYGVLNRQIRQEMADLFQGLWERFVCHRATVSTLDDGMDPGGAEDFFQFLERTSMFTKSTSVTSGLNTKTGDQDMIRIPGQIPEISEDARSN, encoded by the coding sequence ATGGCGAACGATACCAACGGTACGGGATCGATTGACAATTTGTCGGCCGGAGAAATCGTCTCGGTGCTGCTGATGATTCTCGTAGACATCGGTGCCATCGTGGGGAACCTTCTGGTGATCACCATCATCGTCAGGACTCCCCAGCTCCGCAACCTCACTCATCTTTTTGTCTTTAATCTGTGCATTTTGGATTTGCTCTGCGCTTTTACCGTCATGCCGGTCTCCATTGTATCGTCCATCACCGTGGAATGGAGACTCGGAGACGCGTACTGCAAAGCCAATGGATTCCTGAATGCATTTTTTGCATTTTCCTCGATACTAACTCTATGTTTGATCAGCGTGGAGAGGTACTACTCTATAGCCCGCCCCATGGACCACGCTGCCAATCTGACCCCAACAAAGACCATAGTGACCATAACTTACATTTGGCTGCAGAGCGGTTTGTGTGCCATGCCGCCCTTGATCGGCCTCAATCACTACGCATACAGCCAACATCGCGGACACTGTACTTTCGTCTGGGAGCATTCGCCAACCCACATCGCGTACGTGGTGCTTGTAGGTTGCGTGTGTTTCCTACTACCAGCAATAGTCCTAGTGGTAACCTACTGTAATGTCTTCAGGGTTGCCCGTCAGGCGGCCCGTCAAATAACACCCAGCTACACCTTCGGGAGCTACGGTGCCACGTCGTCACGAAACACCGCCGGGTCGTCGGCTGGCAACACCACCGTATCCAAAATGGTTGGAGGTGGGACCCCCAACGGTAGAGTGGGAAGATCGAAGACCAATAATCAAACACAGAAACCCTCAGAGTCCGACAGCTACCAGAGAAATGCGCCTGAGAGTCAGAATGATGTCGCCAAGAAAAGCCGCTTCTCGCCTAAGTCCTTCTTCAAAATCACGAGCAGCGATCTGAAAGCTGCCAAGACAATACTTTTCATCGTATCAATGTTTCTAATATTGTGGACTCCTTACTTCGTCTTACACGTCTACGGGGTGATCTCGGGCCATCACACCGGCAGTACAGCTTTCTGGGAGCGCCTGACGACGTGGATCGCCTACTCTTCATCAGCAGTCAACCCCATCCTCTACGGTGTCCTCAACAGGCAGATCAGACAAGAAATGGCGGATTTGTTCCAGGGCCTGTGGGAGCGTTTCGTGTGTCACCGAGCCACGGTTTCCACCCTAGACGATGGGATGGATCCGGGTGGCGCCGAGGATTTCTTCCAGTTCTTGGAGAGGACGAGTATGTTCACCAAGTCGACCTCGGTCACCTCCGGCTTGAACACCAAGACAGGAGACCAAGACATGATCAGGATTCCTGGGCAAATCCCGGAGATATCAGAAGACGCCCGCAGTAATTAG